GAGAGCAACGGCCGGGTCAAAGGACGGACCCACGAGATCCAGCGGCTGATCGGCCGGGCGCTGCGCGCCGTGGTCGACCTGGAAAAACTGGGGGAGAAGACGGTGATCATTGATGCCGACGTTATTCAGGCGGACGGAGGGACCAGGACGGCGGCAATTACCGGAAGTTTTGTCGCTTTGTATGACGCGATCGGTCCCGCGCCGATCAAAGAGTTTGTGGCGGCAGTCAGCGTGGGGGTGGTCGATTCTGATTGTTTGGTCGATCTGGCCTATGACGAAGATTCTCAGGCCGAAGTTGACCTGAACCTGGTGATGACCAGTTCGGGACGTTTGGTCGAGATCCAGGGGACGGCGGAGCAGGAGCCGTTCTCAAAAACTACCCTTGATAAATTAGTCGATCAAGGGGGAAAAGCGATCGATCAGTTGATCGCTATTCAAAAAAAAGTTTTGGGCGTCAAATCATGAACAAAAAGATCAAGGGGATAATATTGGCGGGCGGGACCGGTTCTCGCCTTTATCCTTTGACCAAAGTAACCAACAAACATCTTTTACCGGTCGGGAAATGGCCGATGATCTATCATCCGATAAAAAAACTGGTTAATGCCGGCATTGAAGAGATCCTGATCGTTACCGGCGTTGAGCATATGGGGGACATTGTTAATCTCCTTGGGAGCGGCAGGGAATTTGGCTGTCGTTTTACTTATAAAGTCCAGGACGAAGCTGGGGGGATCGCTCAAGCGCTTGGCCTGGCCGAAAATTTTGTCGGGTCAGATAAAATGATCGTTATTTTGGGGGATAATATTTTCCAGGATGACTTATCCTTCTTTGTGGAAAAATATTCTAAACAAACGCGCGGGGCCAGGATCCTGATCAAAAAGGTCCAAGACCCTCAGCGTTTTGGTGTGGTTGAATTAAATGGGGACAAAATCGTTTCCATTGAAGAAAAACCAAAAAGGCCAAAGAGCAATTTTGCGGTGACCGGGATCTACTTTTTTGATGCCGAAGTTTTTACCATAATAAAAAAACTTAAACCTTCGGGTCGCGGAGAACTGGAGATAACCGATGTCAATCGGGCCTATGCCAAACGCGGCGGATTGGGCTTTGATATTATCAGCGGCTGGTGGAGCGACGCGGGGACCTTTGAGTCTCTGGAGCGGGCCGCCAAGATGGTAGAAAATGGTGAAGGATAAATGAGGATACTGGTTGCCGGAGGGGCCGGGTTTATCGGATGTAATTTTATCCGTTTCATTTTAACCAATTATTCTGAAGTTGAGATCATTAATTTTGACAAGCTGACCTATGCCGGTAACCTGGAAAACTTGCTCGACATCGAGCATGATCCCCGTTATTCCTTCATAAAGGGGGATATTTGCGACCCAATGGCGGTCGATAAAGCGGTTGCCAAGCTTGGCGCCAAAGGAATGATCGTCAATTTTGCCGCCGAGACCCATGTTGACCGCTCTATTGTCTCGGCCGGTTCTTTTATTCAGACCGATGTTTATGGGATCATGGTCCTGCTTGAAGCGGTCAGGAAGCACAAGGTCGCCCGCTACTTGCATGTTTCAACCGATGAGGTTTACGGTAGCACTGAACATGGCTCATTCAACGAACGGTCCAACCTGGAGCCGAATTCTCCTTATGCCGCTTCGAAAGCCGGTGGTGATTTAATTGTCCGTTCATATTGCCGGACCTATGGGGTTCCGGCGGTTATCACGCGCTCTTCCAATAATTACGGGCCGTATCAATATCCCGAAAAATTGATCCCTCTTTTTATTACCAATTTGCTGGAAAAGAAGAAGGTCCCGCTTTATGGCGACGGCAGGAATGTGCGCGATTGGCTTTATGTCGAAGATAATTGCTCGGCGATCGACCTGGTTCTTAGGAAGGGGGAGATCGGCGAGATCTATAATATTGGCGGAGGGAACGAACGGCAAAACCTGGAAATAACCAGGCTTATATTAAAAACGCTTGATCTTGATCCCAAGAAATGGATCGAACCGGTTAAAGACCGCCCCGGTCATGATCGCCGTTATTCTGTTGATTGCGGAAAGATCAAGAAACTGGGCTGGCGTCCGGCTAAATCGTTCGAGCCCGGATTGCTTGAAACGATCGATTGGTATCGGGAAAACCGGCCTTGGTGGCAAAAGATCAAAGAGAAGCAGGCGGGCTTTAAGAAGTTTTACCAGCAATGGTACCAAAAAAAGAGCTAAGCTGGAAATCGGCCGCTATAAAAAATTCTTTACAAGATGATGGCGATAAGATAAAATTGTAAAGACGATATTGACCGGCTAGCTCATCAGGTAGAGCACTTGCCTTTTAAGCAAGTGGTGCTGGGTTCGAGTCCCAGGCCGGTCATTTGCGCCGCGGTAGCTCAGATGGTAGAGCGACGCCCTGAAAAGGCGTGCGTCGGCGGTTCAATTCCGCCCTGCGGCATTTTAAAATAACTCCGAAAGAGAGGCGATAATGATGGCCATGGCATTGGCGGAAGTTTTGTCGGCTGGACCAGGAGTTTCGTTTTGGAACCCGGTTGTTCTGGCGGCATCGGTCGCGACGGTCGCGGCAGCCGCTCTTTCCGCGATCAAAGGGATCCATCTTTTTCGTCGGGGCAAGGTCCAATTGCTCGAACAGGCCCCCGCCCTTGAGGAGATCGAGAACAACGAAGAGA
This portion of the Candidatus Margulisiibacteriota bacterium genome encodes:
- the rph gene encoding ribonuclease PH; its protein translation is MKRSDNRTPNQTRPVRMIRNYLKYPAGSVLIEMGNTKVICTASIQEKVPDHKRGTGSGWVTAEYGMLPGATSGRYQRESNGRVKGRTHEIQRLIGRALRAVVDLEKLGEKTVIIDADVIQADGGTRTAAITGSFVALYDAIGPAPIKEFVAAVSVGVVDSDCLVDLAYDEDSQAEVDLNLVMTSSGRLVEIQGTAEQEPFSKTTLDKLVDQGGKAIDQLIAIQKKVLGVKS
- a CDS encoding NTP transferase domain-containing protein encodes the protein MKGIILAGGTGSRLYPLTKVTNKHLLPVGKWPMIYHPIKKLVNAGIEEILIVTGVEHMGDIVNLLGSGREFGCRFTYKVQDEAGGIAQALGLAENFVGSDKMIVILGDNIFQDDLSFFVEKYSKQTRGARILIKKVQDPQRFGVVELNGDKIVSIEEKPKRPKSNFAVTGIYFFDAEVFTIIKKLKPSGRGELEITDVNRAYAKRGGLGFDIISGWWSDAGTFESLERAAKMVENGEG
- the rfbB gene encoding dTDP-glucose 4,6-dehydratase, yielding MRILVAGGAGFIGCNFIRFILTNYSEVEIINFDKLTYAGNLENLLDIEHDPRYSFIKGDICDPMAVDKAVAKLGAKGMIVNFAAETHVDRSIVSAGSFIQTDVYGIMVLLEAVRKHKVARYLHVSTDEVYGSTEHGSFNERSNLEPNSPYAASKAGGDLIVRSYCRTYGVPAVITRSSNNYGPYQYPEKLIPLFITNLLEKKKVPLYGDGRNVRDWLYVEDNCSAIDLVLRKGEIGEIYNIGGGNERQNLEITRLILKTLDLDPKKWIEPVKDRPGHDRRYSVDCGKIKKLGWRPAKSFEPGLLETIDWYRENRPWWQKIKEKQAGFKKFYQQWYQKKS